Proteins from a genomic interval of Staphylococcus debuckii:
- the tagD gene encoding glycerol-3-phosphate cytidylyltransferase: protein MKRVITYGTYDLLHYGHIELLRRAREMGDYLIVALSTDEFNRIKNKKSYYNYEQRKMMLESIRYVDLVIPEEGWGQKERDVERYDVDTFVMGHDWEGEFDFLKDKCEVVYLKRTEGISTTQIKKELYGKDAK from the coding sequence ATGAAGCGTGTCATCACATATGGAACATATGATTTGCTACATTATGGCCATATTGAACTGTTAAGAAGAGCCAGAGAAATGGGAGATTATCTTATTGTTGCCCTTTCTACTGATGAATTCAATCGTATTAAAAATAAAAAATCATATTATAATTATGAACAACGTAAGATGATGTTAGAATCTATCCGCTATGTTGACCTTGTTATTCCAGAAGAAGGATGGGGACAAAAAGAGCGTGATGTGGAACGCTATGATGTAGATACTTTCGTTATGGGGCATGATTGGGAAGGTGAATTCGACTTCCTAAAAGATAAATGTGAAGTCGTTTACTTGAAACGTACTGAAGGTATTTCTACAACTCAAATTAAGAAAGAACTTTATGGAAAAGATGCAAAATAA
- a CDS encoding ABC transporter ATP-binding protein encodes MNRLNGQQVTIGYGEHVIVSDLDVEIPDGKVTSIIGPNGCGKSTLLKALSRLLSVKNGEILLDGKNIHTQSTKEIAKKIAILPQSPDVADGLTAGELVSYGRFPHQKGFGRLSAEDKEEIDWALKVTGTYDFKHRAINDLSGGQRQRVWIAMALAQKTDIIFLDEPTTYLDISHQLEILELVQELNREHGTTIVMVLHDINQAIRFSDYLIAMKGGDIVSSGETQEVLTKDILEQVFNIDAELSTDPRTGKPMLVTYDLLCKHYSKV; translated from the coding sequence ATGAATCGTTTAAACGGTCAACAAGTAACAATCGGATATGGGGAACATGTTATTGTTAGTGATTTAGACGTTGAAATTCCTGATGGCAAAGTGACATCCATCATTGGACCGAACGGTTGCGGCAAATCGACATTGTTAAAAGCATTATCACGTCTGCTTTCTGTGAAAAATGGCGAAATTTTATTAGATGGTAAAAATATCCACACACAATCTACAAAAGAAATCGCTAAAAAGATTGCAATTTTACCGCAATCTCCTGATGTTGCTGATGGACTTACAGCTGGTGAATTAGTATCTTATGGACGCTTCCCGCACCAAAAGGGATTCGGTCGTTTAAGTGCTGAAGATAAAGAAGAAATTGACTGGGCTTTAAAAGTAACTGGAACATATGACTTTAAACACCGCGCAATTAATGATCTCAGTGGCGGTCAAAGACAACGTGTTTGGATTGCTATGGCTTTAGCCCAAAAAACTGACATTATCTTTTTAGATGAACCGACAACTTATTTAGATATCAGTCACCAACTAGAAATTTTGGAACTTGTTCAAGAATTAAACCGCGAACATGGAACTACAATTGTGATGGTGTTGCATGATATTAACCAAGCAATCCGCTTCTCCGACTACCTTATCGCTATGAAAGGCGGAGACATTGTCTCTTCAGGTGAAACTCAAGAAGTATTAACGAAAGATATTTTAGAACAAGTATTTAATATTGATGCTGAATTAAGTACCGATCCACGTACAGGAAAACCGATGCTCGTCACATATGATTTATTATGTAAGCATTATTCAAAAGTGTGA
- the tarB gene encoding teichoic acid glycerol-phosphate primase TarB, with amino-acid sequence MRQIIKRVYLLIISILNRVFKKRKLDTNHIVIFMTFKEDVMPIIKRLNAEGYEITVIGKSMDKISVKHLQGVRFIDNSNKHIFAQINALSTAKVIFIDNYYLLMGGFHKKKGQTVIQTWHAAGALKYFGLKDHAVDLTNKKMVDQYMRVYQATDRYLVGGKPMEICFTNAYNAKPYQMLQLGLPRMVQYFSKDLDAQKDALKQQYGIEGKLAVYVPTYREHFQANRMIDKEKFENALPEYTLINKLHPSALKLGESSKIDTQRLFLMADVIITDYSSLAIEASFLNKPVLFYVYDQAEYEVERGLNHFYWEIPEAYKAYNEDDLLHKLQEGPEHYPPLFKEWHSFSTPDTLDKISNYIRELVKK; translated from the coding sequence ATGAGACAAATAATTAAAAGAGTTTATTTATTGATTATCAGTATATTAAACCGTGTTTTTAAAAAGAGAAAATTAGATACTAATCACATTGTTATATTTATGACCTTTAAGGAAGATGTAATGCCGATTATTAAAAGGCTAAACGCAGAAGGTTATGAAATTACAGTTATCGGAAAGTCGATGGATAAAATTAGCGTGAAGCATTTACAGGGTGTTCGATTCATTGATAACAGCAATAAACATATTTTTGCACAAATTAATGCGCTTTCTACAGCGAAAGTTATTTTTATCGATAACTACTATTTGCTGATGGGCGGTTTTCATAAGAAAAAAGGCCAAACTGTCATTCAAACGTGGCATGCGGCAGGTGCATTAAAGTATTTCGGCTTGAAGGACCATGCTGTGGACTTAACTAATAAAAAAATGGTGGACCAATATATGCGGGTTTATCAGGCTACAGATCGCTATTTAGTCGGTGGGAAACCTATGGAGATTTGCTTTACCAATGCCTACAATGCTAAACCTTATCAAATGCTGCAATTAGGTTTGCCACGTATGGTACAGTATTTTTCAAAAGATTTAGATGCACAAAAAGATGCTTTAAAACAGCAATATGGAATCGAAGGGAAACTCGCTGTTTATGTACCAACTTACCGAGAACATTTTCAAGCGAATCGCATGATTGATAAAGAGAAATTTGAAAATGCGCTTCCAGAGTACACTTTGATTAATAAATTGCATCCTTCAGCGCTTAAATTAGGAGAATCATCTAAAATTGATACGCAACGACTGTTCTTGATGGCGGATGTTATTATTACGGATTACAGTTCGCTCGCTATTGAAGCAAGCTTCTTAAATAAACCCGTGTTATTCTATGTATATGACCAAGCAGAGTATGAAGTAGAACGTGGCTTAAATCATTTTTATTGGGAAATCCCTGAAGCCTATAAAGCTTATAATGAAGATGACCTATTGCATAAGTTGCAAGAAGGCCCGGAACATTACCCGCCATTATTTAAAGAATGGCATAGTTTCAGCACTCCTGATACACTAGACAAAATATCAAACTATATTAGAGAATTGGTGAAAAAGTAA
- a CDS encoding NupC/NupG family nucleoside CNT transporter, with product MYLLINIIGLAVFLGIAVLFSRNRKAIQWKSVVILVVVNLFLAWFFVFFPWGNWFVSKMADGISWVIESANAGTGFAFASFVNQKQMDMAISALFPILLVVPLFDILMYLNILPKFIGAVGWLLAKVTRQPKFESFFGIEMMFLGNTEALAVSSEQLKRMNEVRVLTIAMMSMSSVSGAIVGAYVTMIPGELVLTAIPLNIINAIIVTSILNPVSVEEREDIIYNIKEEGAQRQPFFSFLGDSVINAGKLVLIIIAFVISFVALADLLDRFINLITGIIGGWIHVKGSFGLNQILGVFMYPFALLLGLPWDTAWIVAQQMAKKIVTNEFVVMGQISDVVKSYDPHRRAVISTFLVSFANFSTIGMIVGTLKGIVNQKTSDFVSKYVPMMLLSGILVSLLTAAFVGLFAW from the coding sequence ATGTACTTACTTATCAATATTATTGGGCTGGCGGTATTTTTAGGAATTGCAGTGCTCTTTTCCAGAAACCGTAAAGCAATTCAATGGAAGTCAGTTGTAATCTTAGTCGTTGTTAACTTATTTCTTGCATGGTTCTTTGTGTTCTTTCCATGGGGCAACTGGTTCGTATCTAAAATGGCGGATGGTATTTCCTGGGTAATAGAATCTGCCAATGCAGGTACTGGTTTTGCATTTGCAAGTTTTGTAAACCAAAAGCAAATGGATATGGCGATTTCAGCATTATTCCCGATTTTACTTGTCGTTCCATTATTTGATATCTTAATGTATTTAAATATTTTGCCGAAATTTATCGGAGCAGTAGGTTGGTTATTAGCGAAAGTTACTCGTCAGCCTAAATTCGAGTCATTCTTCGGTATTGAAATGATGTTCTTAGGAAACACTGAGGCATTAGCTGTTTCAAGTGAACAACTAAAAAGAATGAACGAAGTCCGTGTATTAACCATCGCCATGATGTCGATGAGTTCAGTGTCAGGCGCAATTGTCGGGGCATACGTTACGATGATTCCTGGTGAATTAGTATTAACTGCTATTCCTTTAAATATTATTAATGCTATTATTGTGACATCGATTTTAAACCCAGTCAGTGTAGAAGAACGAGAAGATATTATTTATAATATTAAAGAAGAAGGCGCACAACGCCAACCGTTCTTCTCATTCTTAGGTGACTCAGTAATAAATGCTGGGAAATTAGTATTGATTATTATTGCATTTGTAATCAGTTTCGTAGCATTAGCTGACTTATTAGATCGTTTCATCAATTTGATTACAGGCATTATCGGCGGTTGGATTCACGTAAAAGGCAGTTTCGGCCTCAACCAAATTCTAGGTGTATTTATGTATCCATTTGCATTACTTCTTGGATTGCCATGGGATACAGCGTGGATTGTAGCACAACAAATGGCGAAGAAAATTGTTACCAATGAGTTCGTAGTTATGGGACAAATTTCAGATGTGGTTAAATCATATGACCCGCATAGACGAGCCGTTATTTCTACATTCCTTGTTTCATTTGCAAACTTCTCTACAATCGGTATGATTGTCGGAACATTAAAAGGAATCGTAAACCAAAAAACATCCGATTTTGTATCGAAATATGTACCGATGATGTTATTATCAGGTATACTCGTTTCACTACTTACAGCTGCATTTGTCGGATTGTTTGCATGGTAA
- a CDS encoding YitT family protein, with protein sequence MNRKTVRDLALVVFGSFVFSAGVNTFIISGKLGEGGVTGLAIVLYYAFHLSPGITNFVLNAILIIIGYKFLSKRSMFLTIIATVLISVFLGLTESWHIETGNVVVNAVFGGSCVGLGIGVIVLAGGTTAGTTILARLAHKYLDVSTSYALLFFDLIVVAISITVIPLDKILVTIISLYIGTKVMEFVIEGLNTKKAMTIISSRPDEVAKVIDEKVGRGVTIIDGRGYYSKEDKEILYVVISKTQVSKAKRLIRSLDENAFLVIHDVRDVYGNGFLADE encoded by the coding sequence TTGAACAGAAAAACAGTGCGCGACCTGGCGTTAGTAGTATTTGGATCGTTTGTTTTTTCAGCTGGGGTAAATACATTCATCATTTCAGGTAAACTAGGCGAAGGTGGTGTGACCGGACTTGCCATCGTTTTATATTATGCATTTCATTTATCACCAGGCATTACCAACTTTGTTTTGAATGCAATTTTAATCATCATCGGTTATAAATTTTTAAGTAAGCGGAGTATGTTTTTAACTATCATTGCAACCGTTTTAATTTCTGTTTTCTTGGGATTGACAGAATCTTGGCATATTGAGACAGGCAACGTTGTGGTAAATGCAGTTTTTGGGGGTTCTTGTGTTGGTTTAGGCATCGGAGTGATTGTCCTGGCCGGCGGAACAACTGCGGGAACAACAATTTTAGCTCGCTTAGCTCATAAGTACTTAGATGTCAGTACATCGTATGCTTTATTATTCTTCGATTTAATTGTAGTAGCCATCTCTATTACGGTTATTCCGCTAGATAAAATCTTGGTAACCATTATTTCTTTATACATTGGAACTAAAGTTATGGAATTTGTAATTGAAGGTTTAAATACTAAGAAAGCTATGACTATTATTTCCAGCCGTCCTGATGAGGTAGCTAAAGTCATAGATGAAAAAGTAGGGCGTGGTGTGACGATTATCGACGGTCGCGGCTATTATTCTAAAGAAGATAAAGAAATCTTATATGTAGTTATCAGTAAGACTCAAGTTTCGAAAGCTAAACGTCTGATTCGCAGTTTAGATGAAAATGCCTTTTTAGTTATTCACGATGTGCGTGATGTTTATGGTAATGGATTTTTAGCTGATGAATAA
- a CDS encoding ABC transporter ATP-binding protein, which yields MEQTKTKSNPLLFLLKKLKWPLGLIIVAVSISSLGSISGLLVPLFTGRMVDKFTGSQFNMQFILIFVAVFALNAVLSGIGLYLLSKIGEKIIYAIRSVVWAHIIRLRMRFFDVNESGQLMSRLTDDTKVINEFVSQKLPNVLPSIITLIGSLIMLFIMDWQMTLLTFITIPLFVAIMIPLGRVMQRISTRTQAEIANFSGLLGRVLTEMRLVKVANTEQIELDKAHLNLKEIYNLGLKQAKIAAVIQPISGLIMLLTIGIILGFGGIRISSGAITAGTLVAMIFYVIQLSMPLVNLSTLMTDYKKAVGASSRIYEIMQEPLEKVEAPTNQDLSNGSLTFDNVDFGYDVKEVLHDLNFEIPKGKVTAFVGPSGSGKSTIFNLIERMYDVTRGDILYAGVSIYQLPLSDWRNKIGYVMQSNAMMSGTIRDNILYGINREVTDAELENYTKLANCHDFIMEFDEGYDTLVGERGLKLSGGQRQRIDIARSFVKNPDILLLDEATANLDSESEKKIQESLETLMEERTTVVIAHRLSTIMKADQIIFLDGGYVTGTGKHKELMETHKKYKDFVMTQKLTD from the coding sequence ATGGAACAGACAAAAACGAAGAGCAATCCTTTATTATTTCTTTTGAAAAAATTAAAGTGGCCGCTTGGACTTATTATAGTGGCAGTTTCTATTTCTTCATTAGGTAGTATAAGTGGACTGCTGGTCCCTTTATTTACAGGAAGAATGGTAGATAAATTCACTGGCAGCCAATTTAACATGCAATTTATTCTTATATTTGTTGCTGTTTTTGCGTTGAACGCTGTATTAAGCGGTATCGGCTTGTATTTATTGAGTAAAATTGGTGAAAAAATAATTTATGCAATCCGATCAGTAGTATGGGCTCATATTATACGCTTGCGCATGCGTTTTTTTGATGTGAACGAAAGCGGTCAACTGATGAGCCGTTTAACGGATGATACAAAAGTTATCAATGAATTTGTATCTCAAAAATTACCGAACGTATTGCCATCGATTATTACTCTTATCGGATCATTAATCATGCTTTTCATTATGGATTGGCAGATGACACTTTTAACGTTTATTACAATACCTTTATTTGTAGCGATAATGATTCCTTTAGGCAGAGTGATGCAGCGGATTTCAACGCGTACGCAAGCTGAAATCGCAAACTTCAGTGGATTGCTGGGACGTGTCCTAACAGAGATGCGCTTAGTTAAAGTAGCGAATACAGAGCAAATTGAATTAGATAAAGCTCATTTGAATTTGAAAGAAATCTATAATTTAGGTTTAAAACAAGCTAAAATCGCTGCAGTAATTCAACCTATTTCTGGTTTGATTATGCTATTGACTATCGGTATTATTCTTGGATTCGGGGGCATTAGAATTTCTTCAGGTGCTATTACAGCCGGAACATTAGTTGCCATGATTTTCTATGTCATTCAATTGTCTATGCCGTTAGTTAATCTTTCTACATTAATGACAGATTATAAAAAGGCAGTAGGTGCCAGCAGCCGAATTTATGAAATTATGCAAGAACCGTTAGAAAAAGTTGAAGCACCGACAAACCAAGACTTATCTAATGGCAGTCTTACTTTTGATAATGTAGATTTCGGCTATGATGTCAAAGAAGTATTGCATGATTTAAATTTTGAAATTCCAAAAGGAAAGGTAACCGCATTTGTGGGACCATCTGGGTCAGGTAAAAGTACTATCTTTAATTTAATTGAAAGAATGTACGATGTTACTCGCGGCGATATTCTGTATGCGGGAGTATCTATTTATCAATTACCTTTATCGGATTGGAGAAATAAAATCGGCTATGTTATGCAATCTAATGCCATGATGAGCGGTACGATTCGCGATAACATATTATATGGTATTAATCGAGAAGTTACCGATGCAGAACTTGAGAACTATACGAAACTCGCAAATTGCCATGATTTTATTATGGAGTTCGATGAAGGATACGATACTTTGGTTGGAGAACGCGGTTTGAAATTATCAGGCGGTCAAAGACAACGTATTGATATCGCACGTAGTTTCGTGAAGAATCCAGATATTCTCTTGTTAGATGAAGCTACAGCAAATCTGGATAGTGAAAGTGAAAAGAAAATACAAGAATCTTTAGAAACATTAATGGAGGAACGTACTACTGTTGTAATTGCGCATCGTCTTTCTACCATTATGAAAGCGGACCAAATTATTTTCTTAGACGGCGGTTATGTAACTGGAACCGGCAAACATAAAGAATTAATGGAAACACATAAGAAATATAAAGACTTTGTGATGACACAAAAATTAACAGATTAA
- the tagH gene encoding teichoic acids export ABC transporter ATP-binding subunit TagH — translation MKDISVKMDNITKEYRIYRNNKERVKDALIPNHKNKTFYALNDVSITAHKGDIIGLVGINGSGKSTLSNIIGGSLSNTSGNIEKHGEVSVIAINAGLNAQLTGLENIEFKMLCMGFKPKEIKELTPKIIEFSELGEFIYQPVKKYSSGMRAKLGFSINVTIDPDILVIDEALSVGDQTFTQKSLDKIHEFKEADKTIFFVSHNIGQVREFCTKIAWIEGGRLKEFGDVDEVLPHYEKFLKDFKKKSKAQQKEFKQELDKSRFVMK, via the coding sequence ATGAAAGATATATCTGTAAAAATGGACAATATAACAAAAGAATATCGCATTTATCGTAACAATAAAGAGAGAGTCAAAGATGCTCTGATTCCTAACCATAAAAATAAAACGTTTTACGCCTTGAATGATGTTTCTATAACCGCTCACAAAGGTGATATTATCGGCTTGGTAGGCATTAATGGATCCGGTAAATCTACATTAAGCAATATCATCGGCGGCTCATTGTCAAATACAAGCGGCAATATTGAAAAACATGGTGAAGTCAGCGTTATCGCAATTAATGCAGGCTTAAATGCACAATTGACCGGCTTAGAAAATATCGAATTCAAAATGTTGTGTATGGGATTTAAACCTAAAGAAATAAAAGAACTCACTCCTAAAATTATTGAATTTAGTGAATTAGGAGAGTTTATCTACCAACCCGTTAAAAAATATTCAAGTGGGATGCGTGCGAAATTAGGTTTCTCTATTAACGTAACCATTGATCCAGACATTTTAGTTATCGATGAAGCCTTATCTGTCGGCGACCAAACTTTCACGCAGAAATCTTTAGATAAAATCCATGAGTTTAAAGAAGCAGATAAAACAATTTTCTTTGTCAGCCATAATATTGGTCAAGTACGTGAATTCTGTACAAAGATTGCTTGGATTGAAGGTGGCCGTCTAAAAGAATTCGGCGATGTAGATGAAGTTTTACCTCACTACGAAAAATTCTTAAAAGATTTTAAAAAGAAATCTAAGGCACAACAAAAAGAATTTAAACAAGAATTGGACAAATCCCGCTTTGTCATGAAATAA
- a CDS encoding ABC transporter permease gives MGALITVLKEHIKGFYLINRLAQFELKIANHNNYLGMAWELINPLIQILVYWFVFGFGIRTNAPVDGIPFIYWMLVGISMWFFINQGILDGTRSIVSKYNQVAKMNFPLSIIPTYTVTAKLYGHLVLLLIVFIFCIASGIYPTIHIIQLLLYVPFAYLFTCAVALVTSTLGVLIRDTQMLMQALMRVLFYASPILWVAKPGSIVQKILMLNPIYFIAESYRAAMLFHKWYFIEHWELALYNVFIVLFLFFVGSILHMRYRDQFADFM, from the coding sequence ATGGGAGCACTAATAACTGTTCTTAAGGAACATATTAAAGGTTTTTACTTAATTAATAGATTGGCTCAGTTTGAACTGAAAATAGCCAATCACAATAACTATTTAGGAATGGCTTGGGAATTAATCAATCCGCTCATTCAAATTTTAGTTTACTGGTTTGTATTCGGATTTGGGATTCGTACGAACGCGCCTGTTGACGGCATTCCGTTTATTTATTGGATGCTTGTCGGTATCAGTATGTGGTTCTTTATCAACCAAGGTATTTTAGATGGAACACGTTCAATTGTTTCGAAGTATAATCAAGTTGCGAAAATGAACTTTCCATTATCTATTATTCCGACATATACAGTAACAGCGAAATTATATGGACATCTTGTTTTATTATTAATTGTTTTCATATTCTGTATAGCGTCTGGAATCTATCCAACTATTCATATTATTCAACTATTGCTGTATGTACCGTTTGCATACTTGTTTACATGTGCAGTCGCACTTGTGACTTCGACTTTAGGAGTGCTGATTCGTGATACACAAATGTTGATGCAAGCATTAATGCGCGTCCTATTTTATGCATCACCTATTTTATGGGTCGCTAAACCAGGATCGATCGTACAAAAGATTTTAATGTTAAATCCAATTTATTTTATTGCTGAGTCCTATCGTGCAGCGATGTTATTCCATAAATGGTATTTCATCGAGCATTGGGAACTCGCTTTATACAATGTATTTATTGTCTTGTTCTTGTTCTTTGTAGGTTCAATTTTACACATGCGTTACAGAGACCAATTTGCAGACTTTATGTAA
- the pbp4 gene encoding penicillin-binding protein PBP4, giving the protein MKKIILITLLIFFASTIITPFSEADTNTPSPAEVANEYGYNISDDFNPEGAVNISQTGQVLYDYHMNKKWYPASMTKLMTMYLTLEAVKEHKLSLDDKVKITDDDYRMSTLPELSNTKLYPGDTYTIKELLQITVSASSNAAALILAKKVGGNTSDFTDQMNKKAKKLGMTHTHFVNPTGAENNLLQNYAPKKYKDEMSSRASAKDFAILSQRVIQDTPKVLYFTKQLAPTQHGVTYYTFNWSLEGSELSLKGTDGLKTGSSDIADYNHTITTKRDGFRIDQAIMGAGDYKHLGGEKERNKMGNSIMNRSFDQYKYVKILSKGEQKINGKKYYVKKDLYDVLPKDYTKKDYKFVIKDGRVHIDYPRQFISNQYGPPSVEVKRPLVHEATTFAQSSFSEHPVLTVIGCAFIIAALAIIIFLIIDAIRRRKN; this is encoded by the coding sequence ATGAAAAAAATAATATTAATAACTCTGCTGATATTCTTCGCAAGTACAATTATAACACCATTTTCAGAAGCAGACACCAATACCCCCTCCCCTGCCGAAGTTGCAAATGAATATGGTTATAATATATCAGATGACTTCAATCCAGAGGGTGCTGTTAATATAAGTCAGACAGGTCAAGTTCTATATGACTATCATATGAACAAAAAATGGTACCCAGCCTCCATGACAAAATTAATGACGATGTATCTTACGTTAGAAGCAGTCAAAGAACATAAATTATCTCTTGATGATAAAGTGAAAATTACTGATGATGATTATAGAATGTCTACGTTGCCTGAACTCAGCAATACGAAACTTTACCCAGGTGACACTTATACTATCAAAGAACTTTTACAAATTACCGTCTCTGCATCTAGTAATGCGGCAGCTTTAATTTTAGCTAAGAAAGTAGGAGGAAACACTTCAGATTTTACCGACCAAATGAATAAAAAAGCTAAAAAACTCGGTATGACTCATACACATTTTGTGAATCCTACAGGAGCTGAAAATAACCTTTTGCAAAATTACGCACCTAAAAAGTATAAAGATGAAATGTCTAGCAGAGCATCTGCTAAAGACTTTGCAATTCTTTCTCAAAGAGTCATTCAAGATACACCGAAAGTACTTTATTTTACTAAGCAATTAGCGCCGACCCAACATGGAGTTACATACTATACCTTCAACTGGTCTCTCGAAGGCTCAGAATTGAGTTTGAAAGGAACAGATGGTTTAAAAACAGGTTCCAGCGACATTGCAGATTACAATCATACAATTACTACTAAGCGCGATGGTTTTCGTATTGATCAAGCTATTATGGGCGCCGGCGATTATAAACACCTTGGTGGCGAGAAAGAACGTAATAAAATGGGCAATAGTATTATGAATCGTTCTTTTGATCAATATAAATATGTAAAAATCCTTTCTAAAGGTGAACAAAAAATTAACGGCAAAAAGTATTATGTCAAAAAAGATTTATATGATGTACTGCCAAAAGATTACACGAAAAAAGACTATAAATTTGTAATCAAAGATGGTCGCGTACACATTGATTATCCAAGACAATTTATTTCTAATCAATATGGTCCGCCTTCCGTAGAAGTAAAAAGACCTTTAGTGCATGAAGCGACTACTTTCGCACAATCTTCATTTTCTGAACATCCTGTGTTAACTGTAATTGGATGTGCCTTTATTATCGCTGCACTAGCCATTATTATTTTCTTAATTATTGATGCCATAAGACGTCGCAAAAACTAA
- a CDS encoding glycosyltransferase family 2 protein, whose protein sequence is MKISIIIPVYNSEEVVKRAVRSIDTKYDHEIICINDGSTDNTLQTLEALQKENKHVKIISQENKGAAASRNVGLSQMTGDVYMFLDADDEFLPSRIDLMARRYETNEDVEIVIGQTGRDFHGEWRTFPTHEAIKKDEVVNLTQCPEMLQSIGPRDKMFSSRFKDLRFDEDIVFCEEHTYMARAFNQARDIQLLPDIIAGYNMRENSITAQSVERFFPYMRDAFKVRQRVMDYLRMPNVQEYYSYRMDELIVSYMLQAYITAKPKVTQALLDTVIQYIEGMQKTHYDGNALFRIIKVVEGGGIGWSPKLYRQWREALNKVGIGRPNFIAFHLQLVPKIGMFRGRHALKKALKK, encoded by the coding sequence ATGAAAATTTCTATAATTATTCCCGTTTATAATTCTGAAGAAGTTGTAAAACGTGCAGTAAGATCAATTGATACGAAATATGACCATGAGATTATTTGTATTAACGATGGTTCAACGGATAATACTTTACAAACATTAGAAGCGTTGCAAAAAGAAAATAAACACGTGAAGATTATCAGCCAAGAAAATAAAGGGGCAGCCGCAAGTCGAAATGTAGGACTATCCCAAATGACTGGCGATGTCTATATGTTTTTAGATGCAGATGACGAATTTCTTCCAAGTCGTATAGATTTAATGGCACGCAGATATGAAACTAATGAGGATGTAGAAATTGTAATCGGTCAAACAGGACGTGATTTTCATGGAGAATGGCGAACTTTTCCGACACATGAAGCGATTAAAAAAGACGAAGTTGTCAACTTGACGCAATGTCCAGAGATGTTGCAGTCTATCGGACCTCGTGACAAAATGTTCAGTTCTCGCTTTAAAGATTTACGTTTTGATGAGGATATTGTATTTTGTGAAGAACACACTTATATGGCGCGTGCATTCAACCAAGCCCGTGATATTCAGCTGCTCCCGGATATTATTGCAGGCTATAATATGAGAGAAAATTCAATTACAGCTCAAAGTGTTGAACGTTTCTTCCCTTATATGAGAGATGCCTTTAAAGTGCGTCAACGTGTGATGGACTATTTAAGAATGCCGAACGTTCAAGAATATTATAGTTATCGCATGGATGAATTAATTGTCAGTTATATGTTGCAAGCATATATTACTGCAAAGCCAAAGGTTACTCAAGCACTTTTAGATACAGTCATCCAATATATTGAAGGTATGCAAAAAACGCATTACGACGGAAATGCACTTTTTAGAATTATTAAGGTAGTAGAAGGAGGCGGTATCGGCTGGTCGCCTAAATTATACAGACAATGGCGTGAAGCATTGAATAAAGTAGGGATCGGCCGCCCGAACTTTATCGCCTTTCACTTGCAGCTCGTACCCAAGATTGGAATGTTCAGAGGCCGTCATGCACTGAAAAAAGCTTTGAAAAAATAA